The following coding sequences lie in one Desulfovibrio psychrotolerans genomic window:
- a CDS encoding pyridoxal phosphate-dependent aminotransferase: MNISDRLKQLKPSATLAVNAKALELKAQGKEIVSLAVGEPDFPTPEYVREACKKAIDDGFTRYAAVPGLPDLREAVAAYFNTFYNAYAAMENTMVTNGGKQALYNLFQALLNPGDEVLIPGPYWVSYPPMVQLAEGVPVVVPATADAAFKVTVEQLEAHRTEKTRVLLLNSPSNPTGAAYNKAQMDAIAGWAIEKGLFIISDEIYDQLVYAPAEHVSLCSWWTRYPEQVCVVNGLAKSFAMTGWRIGYVLAHADLIKAMTKIQGQSTSNVCTFAQKGAVAALSGGFAVVDEMRAAFRARRDLALKIVGSWPEVVCPVPEGAFYIFPDVHRHYTKAIPDSATLCTALLEEAGVALVPGAAFGDDNCIRISYAVDEATLTSALDKIAKVLFK; encoded by the coding sequence ATGAACATTTCGGACCGTTTGAAGCAGCTCAAGCCTTCGGCCACGCTGGCCGTAAACGCCAAGGCGCTGGAACTGAAGGCACAGGGGAAGGAGATTGTCAGTCTTGCCGTGGGCGAGCCGGACTTCCCCACACCAGAGTATGTGCGCGAGGCATGTAAAAAGGCCATAGACGACGGTTTTACCCGCTATGCCGCCGTTCCGGGCCTGCCGGACCTGCGCGAAGCGGTTGCCGCGTATTTCAACACCTTCTACAACGCCTATGCCGCCATGGAGAATACCATGGTCACCAACGGCGGCAAGCAGGCCTTATACAATCTTTTTCAGGCATTGCTCAACCCCGGTGACGAGGTGCTCATTCCCGGCCCCTACTGGGTCAGCTATCCGCCCATGGTGCAGCTTGCCGAGGGCGTGCCCGTGGTGGTGCCCGCCACGGCGGATGCCGCCTTCAAGGTTACGGTGGAGCAGCTGGAGGCGCACCGCACGGAAAAAACCCGCGTGCTGCTGCTGAACTCGCCCTCCAATCCCACGGGAGCCGCCTATAACAAGGCGCAGATGGACGCCATTGCCGGCTGGGCCATAGAAAAGGGCCTGTTCATCATCTCCGACGAAATTTACGACCAGCTGGTATATGCCCCGGCGGAACACGTTTCCCTGTGTTCATGGTGGACCCGCTATCCCGAGCAGGTCTGCGTGGTGAACGGCCTTGCCAAAAGCTTTGCCATGACCGGCTGGCGCATCGGCTACGTGCTTGCCCATGCCGACCTCATCAAGGCCATGACCAAGATTCAGGGACAGTCCACGTCCAACGTGTGCACCTTTGCGCAGAAAGGGGCTGTGGCCGCTCTTTCGGGCGGGTTTGCCGTGGTGGACGAGATGCGCGCCGCCTTCCGCGCGCGCCGCGACCTTGCCCTGAAGATTGTGGGCAGCTGGCCGGAGGTGGTGTGCCCGGTGCCTGAAGGGGCGTTCTACATCTTCCCCGATGTGCACCGCCACTACACCAAGGCCATTCCCGATTCCGCCACCCTGTGCACTGCCCTGCTGGAAGAAGCGGGCGTTGCCCTCGTGCCGGGGGCGGCTTTTGGCGATGACAACTGTATCCGCATTTCCTACGCCGTGGATGAGGCAACCCTCACCTCTGCGCTGGATAAGATTGCGAAGGTGCTTTTCAAATAG
- the sfsA gene encoding DNA/RNA nuclease SfsA has product MTAKPLIPFPQGCITGAFVRRVKRFSVEIVHNGRSEWVHSNNSGSMMGLLRPGAPVLASPAANPDRKLRWTQEAVRMRDWSGDFWVGVNTATPNRLLEAAFHAGLLPWAAGYTHLRREARFGESRLDACLTADPQNPAQGDGGGETTLPPLWVECKNVTMVEDDVACFPDAATERGQKHIREMMGLVEQGFRAAFFYLVQRADGSCFGPADFIDPAYADLFWQALDAGVEVYPHRAVVTEQGIFLGEMLPVRAK; this is encoded by the coding sequence ATGACCGCAAAACCGCTCATTCCCTTTCCGCAGGGCTGCATCACCGGAGCGTTTGTCCGGCGCGTCAAGCGGTTCAGCGTGGAGATAGTGCACAATGGCCGGTCGGAATGGGTGCATTCCAATAATTCCGGTTCCATGATGGGATTGCTGCGCCCCGGCGCGCCCGTGCTCGCCTCGCCCGCCGCCAACCCGGACCGCAAGCTCAGATGGACGCAGGAGGCCGTGCGCATGCGCGACTGGTCGGGCGATTTTTGGGTGGGGGTGAACACCGCCACGCCCAACAGGCTGCTGGAAGCCGCCTTTCATGCGGGATTGCTCCCGTGGGCGGCGGGCTATACGCACCTGCGGCGCGAGGCCAGGTTCGGAGAAAGCCGTCTGGACGCCTGCCTTACCGCAGACCCGCAAAACCCGGCACAGGGGGATGGGGGCGGAGAAACAACGCTGCCGCCCCTCTGGGTGGAGTGTAAGAATGTTACCATGGTGGAAGACGATGTGGCCTGCTTCCCGGACGCGGCCACGGAACGCGGGCAGAAGCACATACGGGAGATGATGGGGCTTGTGGAGCAGGGGTTCCGGGCCGCGTTTTTCTATCTGGTGCAACGGGCGGACGGCTCCTGCTTCGGCCCTGCGGACTTCATCGACCCCGCCTATGCCGACCTGTTCTGGCAGGCGCTGGACGCGGGCGTGGAGGTATATCCCCACCGCGCGGTGGTCACGGAGCAGGGAATATTTCTGGGCGAGATGCTCCCTGTCCGGGCAAAATAA